The proteins below come from a single Zea mays cultivar B73 chromosome 8, Zm-B73-REFERENCE-NAM-5.0, whole genome shotgun sequence genomic window:
- the LOC100191557 gene encoding Rho GDP-dissociation inhibitor 1 — translation MDDTEREKEKEKEKHDCGTDVEDEEEDEEGNKRVVVLGPQVPLKEQLELDKDDESLRRWKEQLLGQVDTEQLGETAEPEVTVLDLTILSPGRPDLVLPIPFQADDKGYAFALKDGSPYSFRFSFVVSNNIVSGLKYTNTVWKTGVKVETQKMMLGTFSPQLEPYIYEGEEETTPAGIFARGSYSAKLKFVDDDGKCFLEMSYYFEIRKEWPGGQ, via the exons ATGGACGACACGgagagagaaaaggagaaggagaaggagaagcaCGACTGCGGGACGGACGTCGAGGACGAAGAAGAGGACGAGGAAGGCAACAAGCGCGTCGTCGTGCTTGGCCCCCAGGTCCCCCTCAAGGAACAGCTCGAGCTCGACAAG GACGATGAGAGCCTGAGGAGGTGGAAGGAGCAGCTCCTTGGGCAGGTCGACACCGAGCAGCTAGGAG AAACTGCGGAGCCAGAGGTCACGGTGCTGGACCTGACGATCCTGTCGCCGGGCAGACCGGACCTGGTCCTTCCCATCCCGTTCCAGGCGGACGACAAGGGCTATGCGTTTGCTCTCAAGGACGGCAGCCCCTACAGCTTCCGCTTCTCCTTCGTCGTCTCCAACAACATCGTGTCCGGCCTCAAGTACACCAACACTGTCTGGAAGACTGGCGTCAAAG TGGAGACCCAGAAGATGATGCTGGGAACGTTCAGCCCCCAGCTAGAGCCCTATATCTACGAGGGCGAAGAAGAGACGACACCTGCTGGCATTTTTGCTAGAGGCTCCTATTCCGCTAAACTAAAG TTTGTTGATGACGATGGCAAGTGCTTCTTGGAGATGAGCTACTACTTTGAGATTAGGAAGGAGTGGCCAGGAGGCCAATGA